Proteins from one Streptosporangium becharense genomic window:
- a CDS encoding glutamine synthetase family protein — translation MGDRRDIIAAHTLDPAARRVVERAGTEGVELIRFLYADHGGVIRGKASARSRLAERLSTGIGHTVAMMAMNMLDELQDVEHLGPVGEVRLVPDPTTFVRLPYAPGAAAMLSDLRQIDGSPWPVCPRTFLREAVAALGAEGYVLIAAYEPEFTLGHRVAGPGDGPDRLVPVDDSLCYATTGFDRAHDYTMSLIHALQIQGLQVEHYHPELGHGQQELSIHHAPAVRAADNQVIYRETVRGVAARMSMWASLAPKPLSDQAGNGAHLHLSLWDPELRANAFADPSGRYGLSAAAYRFIGGLIAHLPALTALTCGSVNSFRRLAPRTWSSAYACYGMDNREAAVRICSPLGGDTAAGANLEFKPSDSSANPYLSLGAVIHAGLDGIRRGLDPGEAVDVDPATLPEGSVPRLPCSLDEALDALEADDVLMTALGPLRGSAYLAVKRSEARAFAARDEAYELFHHFRVF, via the coding sequence ATGGGAGACCGGCGCGACATCATCGCAGCTCACACGCTTGATCCCGCGGCACGGCGCGTCGTCGAGCGCGCCGGGACCGAGGGCGTCGAGTTGATCCGCTTCCTCTACGCCGACCACGGCGGCGTGATCCGCGGCAAGGCGTCCGCACGCTCCCGGCTGGCCGAACGGCTCAGCACCGGCATCGGGCACACCGTCGCGATGATGGCGATGAACATGCTCGACGAACTCCAGGACGTCGAGCACCTCGGCCCGGTCGGCGAGGTCCGCCTCGTCCCCGACCCCACCACGTTCGTCCGGCTGCCCTACGCTCCCGGCGCGGCGGCCATGCTCTCGGACCTGCGCCAGATCGACGGCTCCCCATGGCCCGTCTGCCCCCGCACCTTCCTGCGCGAGGCCGTCGCCGCCCTCGGCGCCGAGGGATACGTCCTCATCGCCGCCTACGAACCGGAGTTCACCCTCGGCCACCGGGTCGCCGGCCCTGGCGACGGCCCGGACCGGCTGGTCCCCGTCGACGACAGCCTGTGCTACGCCACCACCGGCTTCGACCGGGCCCACGACTACACGATGAGCCTGATCCACGCCCTGCAGATCCAGGGCCTCCAGGTCGAGCACTACCACCCCGAGCTCGGCCACGGCCAGCAGGAACTGTCGATCCACCACGCCCCCGCCGTGCGCGCCGCCGACAACCAGGTGATCTACCGTGAGACGGTCCGGGGCGTCGCCGCCCGGATGTCCATGTGGGCGTCCCTGGCCCCCAAGCCCCTCAGCGACCAGGCGGGCAACGGCGCCCACCTGCACCTGTCCCTCTGGGATCCCGAACTCCGCGCCAACGCCTTCGCCGATCCCTCCGGCCGGTACGGCCTGTCGGCTGCGGCCTACCGGTTCATCGGCGGCCTCATCGCCCACCTCCCGGCGCTCACCGCGTTGACCTGCGGCTCGGTGAACAGCTTCCGGCGTCTGGCGCCGCGGACGTGGTCGAGCGCTTACGCCTGCTACGGCATGGACAACCGGGAGGCCGCGGTGCGGATCTGCTCCCCCCTGGGCGGCGACACCGCGGCGGGCGCCAACCTGGAGTTCAAACCCTCCGACTCCTCGGCCAACCCCTACCTGTCACTGGGGGCCGTCATCCACGCCGGCCTGGACGGCATCCGCCGCGGGCTCGATCCGGGTGAGGCGGTCGACGTCGACCCCGCCACACTCCCGGAGGGAAGCGTCCCCCGCCTCCCGTGCTCCCTCGACGAGGCCCTGGACGCCCTGGAGGCCGACGACGTGCTCATGACCGCCCTCGGCCCACTGCGCGGCTCCGCCTACCTGGCCGTCAAACGCTCCGAGGCCAGGGCCTTCGCGGCCCGGGACGAGGCGTACGAACTGTTCCACCACTTCCGGGTCTTCTGA
- a CDS encoding BTAD domain-containing putative transcriptional regulator produces MEFRVLGPVEAYGDDGAPVDLGGPRQRAVLARLLAARGVVVSTDMLIDDVYENDPPASALATIQAYVSHLRRAVEPDRAPRAPARLLVGRPPGYALVATDVDAIRFTKAVAQAESIPPDEALTLLDGALRLWRGQPYGEFTDEPWAASETNRLRELRLVAVERRAEALLALGRPQTVITDLEAETAAYPLRERLWCLLALSLYRTGRQGDALAVLRHARRMLADQLGLDPGPELRTMEDDILRQADSLAPLIPARPAVPSPIVPPPPVVPTVEGLVGRERELGELAALVSRTARPGPALAAVTGEPGIGKTRLLEAFDEHCTGSGHLVLWGRCHDTEGAPPLWPWLQVLGALDRICPPRDRTALAGLLEEETPRGSGGTVLLRRNQAVADWLTEAARPRPLVIVLDDLHWADPASLELLRDLVVLIGGSAPGGAVTLVAAFRDTEVRRTALHHDAPGLSVSELLTRLARYDLLRLHLTGLAPEAVLTVAESMGGEVDEPTARALAERTGGNPFFVRESARMLAQGRSLDTVPDAVADLIRWRIDALGPRTGEVLTVAAVVGRDFDPAVVAAGHADAYEALDGAERAGLVVAGSGRMAFAHDLIRETLLADVAPMRKAALHREVMDVLSRRPGTDVAVIAHHAVEAGPTAYAEAVRWARAAAEQASLRLAYAEAAMWWGHVVAAHGAREGDPAEHVELLLCQVRALLEAGDALGARQARAAAVRAADRAGAGPETTARALTALDAPSVWTLRNPYEAVELRLVHRFEAALRELPETDSPERARLLGGLAQELYDGTDDPSRAFLSFQAIEMARRLRDPHLLMAVLNARYLSLPTLPSYISEYLGIAEEILELAVRTQAPAFELLGQMMLTHHKLEMGDLTGADRAATCCDALLERLPLPWPRFQHTVWRAARLALAGRFDDAEILYDEAGEQAERIGMWYAGAVVATGRMCMNHQRGTMADVGPLVEAITGIHASMDHDARVLHLCARGRVEEARELVSGGWPTPPADWSWLTMTCLQGAAQAAVGDVPACQVTYSALLPYSGRISVGSAVASLGPVDWFLALLASALGDHDACVRHLKTVGRLAGQTGLMVWRDRAMAAVPGPSQTRPNVPFQGGTVQGG; encoded by the coding sequence GTGGAGTTCCGGGTTCTCGGTCCGGTGGAGGCCTACGGCGACGACGGTGCTCCTGTCGACCTCGGAGGCCCGCGGCAGCGTGCGGTGCTCGCCCGGCTACTGGCCGCACGGGGAGTGGTCGTCTCCACCGACATGCTGATCGACGACGTGTACGAGAACGACCCGCCGGCGAGCGCGCTGGCCACGATCCAGGCGTACGTGTCGCACCTGCGGCGTGCGGTGGAACCCGACCGGGCCCCGCGCGCACCCGCCAGGCTGCTCGTCGGGCGACCGCCCGGCTACGCGCTCGTCGCCACCGACGTGGACGCGATCCGTTTCACCAAGGCCGTCGCCCAGGCGGAGTCCATTCCTCCCGACGAGGCGCTCACCCTGCTGGACGGGGCCCTGAGGCTGTGGCGCGGCCAGCCGTACGGCGAGTTCACCGACGAACCGTGGGCGGCGTCGGAGACCAACCGGTTGCGGGAGCTGCGCCTGGTCGCGGTCGAGCGGCGCGCCGAGGCGCTGCTGGCCCTCGGACGCCCACAGACCGTGATCACCGACCTGGAGGCCGAGACCGCCGCGTATCCGCTGCGTGAGCGGCTGTGGTGCCTGCTGGCCCTGTCCCTGTACCGCACCGGACGCCAGGGCGACGCCCTGGCCGTGCTGCGGCACGCCCGGCGGATGCTCGCCGACCAGCTCGGGCTGGATCCGGGGCCCGAACTGCGGACGATGGAGGACGACATCCTCCGGCAGGCCGACTCGCTCGCCCCCCTCATCCCCGCCCGGCCCGCCGTGCCCTCCCCCATCGTGCCTCCCCCGCCTGTCGTGCCGACGGTGGAGGGTCTGGTCGGCAGGGAGCGGGAGCTCGGGGAACTGGCGGCGCTGGTGAGCCGGACGGCCCGCCCCGGCCCGGCCCTGGCCGCGGTGACGGGGGAGCCGGGCATCGGTAAGACCCGCCTGCTGGAGGCGTTCGACGAGCACTGCACCGGGTCGGGGCACCTGGTGCTCTGGGGGCGTTGTCACGACACCGAGGGTGCTCCGCCGCTGTGGCCGTGGCTCCAGGTGCTGGGCGCGCTCGACCGGATCTGCCCGCCCCGGGACCGGACCGCGCTGGCGGGGCTGCTCGAGGAGGAGACGCCCCGCGGGTCCGGTGGGACGGTGTTGCTCCGCCGCAACCAGGCCGTCGCCGACTGGCTGACCGAGGCCGCACGGCCCCGCCCGCTGGTGATCGTCCTGGACGACCTGCACTGGGCCGATCCGGCCTCGCTGGAACTCCTGCGGGACCTGGTCGTACTGATCGGCGGTTCGGCGCCGGGCGGTGCCGTCACACTGGTCGCCGCCTTCCGTGATACGGAGGTCCGGCGGACGGCCCTGCACCACGACGCGCCGGGTCTGTCGGTGAGCGAGCTGCTGACCCGCCTGGCCCGTTACGACCTGCTCCGCCTGCACCTCACCGGTCTCGCGCCGGAGGCGGTGCTGACCGTCGCGGAGAGCATGGGCGGCGAGGTGGACGAGCCCACCGCTCGCGCGCTGGCCGAGCGCACCGGGGGCAACCCGTTCTTCGTCAGGGAGAGCGCCCGGATGCTCGCCCAGGGCCGTTCGCTGGACACGGTGCCCGACGCGGTGGCGGACCTCATCCGCTGGCGGATCGACGCGCTCGGCCCGCGTACCGGCGAGGTGCTCACGGTCGCCGCGGTCGTCGGCCGCGACTTCGACCCGGCCGTCGTCGCCGCCGGCCACGCCGACGCGTACGAGGCGCTGGACGGGGCCGAGCGGGCCGGGCTGGTCGTCGCCGGGTCCGGCCGGATGGCCTTCGCCCACGACCTCATCCGGGAGACCCTGCTCGCGGACGTCGCGCCGATGCGCAAGGCGGCGCTCCACCGTGAGGTGATGGACGTGCTGTCCCGCAGACCCGGCACCGATGTGGCCGTCATCGCGCATCACGCGGTCGAGGCGGGTCCCACGGCGTACGCTGAGGCCGTGCGCTGGGCCCGTGCCGCCGCCGAGCAGGCCTCCCTGCGCCTGGCCTACGCGGAGGCGGCCATGTGGTGGGGACATGTGGTGGCCGCGCACGGGGCCAGGGAGGGTGACCCTGCCGAGCACGTGGAACTGCTGCTGTGCCAGGTGCGCGCTCTGCTGGAGGCCGGGGACGCCCTCGGGGCACGGCAGGCCAGGGCTGCCGCCGTCCGGGCCGCCGACCGGGCCGGGGCCGGCCCCGAGACGACCGCCCGTGCGCTGACCGCGCTGGACGCACCCTCGGTCTGGACGCTGCGCAACCCGTACGAGGCGGTGGAGCTGCGGCTGGTGCACCGCTTCGAGGCGGCGCTGCGCGAGCTTCCGGAGACCGACAGTCCGGAACGCGCCCGCCTGCTGGGCGGCCTGGCGCAGGAACTGTACGACGGGACCGACGACCCGTCCCGGGCCTTCCTGTCGTTCCAGGCGATCGAGATGGCCCGCCGGTTGCGTGACCCGCACCTGCTGATGGCGGTGCTCAACGCCCGCTACCTCTCACTGCCGACCCTGCCCTCCTACATCTCCGAGTACCTGGGCATCGCCGAGGAGATCCTGGAGTTGGCGGTGCGCACCCAGGCGCCGGCGTTCGAGCTGCTCGGGCAGATGATGCTGACCCACCACAAGCTGGAGATGGGCGACCTCACCGGCGCCGACCGGGCCGCCACCTGCTGCGACGCCCTGCTGGAGCGGCTGCCGCTGCCCTGGCCGCGCTTCCAGCACACGGTGTGGCGGGCGGCCCGGCTCGCCCTGGCGGGCCGGTTCGACGACGCCGAGATCCTGTACGACGAGGCCGGGGAGCAGGCCGAGCGGATCGGCATGTGGTACGCGGGCGCCGTGGTGGCCACGGGCCGCATGTGCATGAACCACCAGCGCGGCACCATGGCCGACGTCGGACCGCTCGTCGAGGCGATCACCGGTATCCACGCCTCGATGGACCACGACGCCCGGGTGCTGCACCTGTGCGCCCGGGGACGCGTCGAAGAGGCCCGGGAGCTGGTCTCCGGCGGCTGGCCCACGCCGCCGGCGGACTGGTCGTGGCTGACCATGACCTGCCTGCAGGGGGCGGCGCAGGCGGCCGTCGGCGACGTGCCCGCCTGCCAGGTGACCTATTCGGCGTTGCTGCCCTACAGCGGACGCATCTCGGTGGGTTCCGCGGTGGCCTCCCTCGGGCCCGTGGACTGGTTCCTGGCCCTGCTCGCCTCGGCGCTGGGCGACCACGACGCCTGCGTCCGGCACCTGAAGACCGTGGGACGGCTGGCCGGCCAGACCGGGCTCATGGTGTGGCGTGACCGGGCCATGGCCGCGGTGCCCGGGCCTTCCCAGACGCGGCCGAACGTGCCCTTCCAGGGCGGCACCGTCCAGGGCGGGTAG